A genomic segment from candidate division WOR-3 bacterium encodes:
- a CDS encoding zinc ribbon domain-containing protein, with the protein MPLYEYRCLNCKKKFEIYATISEYDKLKVSCPACQSENIQRIFSRINIKTESKTEEFGDLEGFGE; encoded by the coding sequence ATGCCACTCTACGAATATAGATGCTTAAATTGTAAAAAGAAGTTTGAGATTTACGCGACAATTTCCGAATACGACAAACTGAAAGTTTCTTGTCCTGCTTGTCAGAGTGAGAATATCCAAAGGATATTCAGCCGGATCAACATCAAGACCGAGAGCAAAACCGAAGAGTTTGGAGACTTGGAAGGTTTTGGGGAGTAA